The following are encoded in a window of Caldicellulosiruptor danielii genomic DNA:
- a CDS encoding helix-turn-helix domain-containing protein, translating to MLLSVQKVGKIYGISRRTLIRGAKRRGNSSS from the coding sequence ATGTTACTAAGTGTGCAAAAGGTTGGTAAGATATATGGTATCAGCAGAAGAACATTAATAAGAGGTGCTAAAAGACGTGGTAACAGTTCAAGCTAA
- a CDS encoding DUF4406 domain-containing protein, which yields MQFRKKVYICSPYRDNPEENRKKALQYCRKAFEEGCLPVAPHIYFPQFLDETTEREQGQEMGLQLLSECQELWVFGPEVTEGMWREIEVAKKYKIPIRCYHFKSKELVSKILEGASEVWW from the coding sequence TTGCAATTCAGAAAGAAGGTATATATTTGCTCACCCTATAGGGATAACCCAGAAGAAAACAGAAAGAAAGCCCTGCAGTATTGCAGAAAAGCATTCGAAGAAGGTTGCCTGCCTGTTGCTCCACATATCTATTTTCCACAGTTTTTAGATGAGACGACTGAAAGAGAGCAAGGGCAGGAAATGGGATTGCAACTTTTATCTGAATGCCAGGAACTCTGGGTGTTTGGTCCGGAAGTGACAGAAGGTATGTGGCGGGAAATTGAAGTTGCTAAAAAATATAAAATCCCTATCAGGTGCTATCATTTCAAAAGCAAGGAGCTTGTTAGTAAAATTCTAGAAGGAGCCAGTGAGGTGTGGTGGTGA
- a CDS encoding HD-GYP domain-containing protein, which translates to MSRTLDMLLQNMSEKNATLLTHSINVAKLSMVIAKNMGMDEEFYYTAGLLHDVGKLLIPNALLDKSIPIGQEEQQILKNHSYWGAEMLKVMGFEEFYTTTLRHHDDMPDLPLSVQIVAIADKFEAMTSLWRQYRKAMTAKEAIGKLKDMGIFSPVIIQALENSQKEFVIKDNRALG; encoded by the coding sequence GAATGCTACGCTTCTAACTCATTCGATTAATGTTGCAAAACTGAGTATGGTTATAGCAAAGAACATGGGAATGGATGAAGAGTTCTATTATACCGCAGGACTTTTGCATGATGTAGGTAAACTACTCATTCCCAACGCACTTCTGGACAAGTCCATACCAATAGGGCAGGAAGAACAACAAATCCTCAAAAATCATAGCTACTGGGGAGCAGAGATGCTCAAAGTAATGGGGTTTGAGGAGTTTTATACAACAACACTTCGACATCACGATGACATGCCTGATTTGCCATTGAGTGTACAGATTGTAGCTATTGCCGACAAGTTTGAAGCTATGACAAGTCTATGGCGACAGTACAGAAAAGCAATGACAGCAAAAGAAGCAATTGGGAAACTGAAAGATATGGGTATATTCAGTCCAGTAATTATACAAGCTCTGGAAAACTCCCAGAAGGAATTTGTGATAAAGGACAACAGGGCTCTGGGCTAA
- a CDS encoding IS200/IS605 family accessory protein TnpB-related protein produces MVTVQAKLIFESFEDKQKVLDLMRRWSSCMRFAYKRLLEGFDRNSLKKDLQGIFNLNSRYVNDAIMKAGSILESCKQSGEDPRKVVFGGRELFEKLKKRHINGNPYKKLKIEWQEKRKGNLYSRGDRSKKGNLNTRIVANERGTFLRINVGDRKYVFARLSAGYKKGKSREEILQEIAVLEMPYSVELKLKNGNMYAYFSVEELFPATEITKENGAIGIDTNAYPNHIAWVEVDRSGQFISYGKIPMPELESGSFEKREYYRWQYAHEIVEIAKEKRKAIVIERLDIKHRGTRGDFSGRKSRRIRHFFSYRSLLEKIKILAKREGIEVIEVSPAYTSVIGMLKYAPQFMISKDVASAYVIARRGLGLKEKIPANYMELLSRLDASSLEELKEYVSKAVKNVHSRRKQIKEIEYVMRMIQSPGSESGRLSAPLDGTSAGSCSAGYNLWRVLRVAVVTPLSPDRVLRDMSVLKSLLISGQVGRPK; encoded by the coding sequence GTGGTAACAGTTCAAGCTAAGCTGATTTTTGAAAGTTTTGAAGATAAGCAAAAAGTACTGGACCTTATGAGAAGATGGTCTTCCTGTATGAGATTTGCATACAAAAGACTTTTAGAAGGCTTTGATAGAAATAGCCTCAAAAAGGATTTGCAGGGGATTTTCAATTTGAACTCAAGGTATGTGAATGATGCAATAATGAAAGCAGGGAGCATTTTGGAATCTTGCAAGCAAAGTGGCGAAGACCCAAGAAAAGTTGTCTTTGGCGGCAGAGAGCTTTTCGAAAAACTTAAAAAGCGGCATATAAACGGCAATCCCTACAAAAAACTCAAGATTGAGTGGCAGGAAAAAAGGAAAGGGAATTTATACTCAAGAGGTGACAGAAGCAAGAAAGGGAACTTAAACACAAGGATTGTGGCAAATGAAAGAGGCACATTTTTGAGGATAAATGTAGGAGATAGAAAATATGTATTTGCCAGATTATCAGCTGGTTATAAGAAAGGCAAAAGTAGGGAAGAAATTTTACAGGAGATTGCTGTCCTTGAAATGCCTTATTCGGTAGAGCTAAAACTTAAAAATGGGAATATGTATGCTTACTTTTCAGTAGAAGAACTTTTTCCAGCGACAGAAATAACCAAAGAAAATGGTGCTATAGGGATAGATACAAACGCATATCCGAATCACATAGCATGGGTGGAAGTAGACAGGAGCGGGCAGTTTATAAGCTATGGCAAAATTCCAATGCCAGAGCTTGAAAGTGGAAGCTTTGAAAAAAGAGAGTATTACAGGTGGCAGTATGCGCATGAAATTGTAGAGATAGCAAAAGAGAAGAGAAAGGCTATTGTGATTGAGAGGCTGGATATAAAACACAGAGGAACAAGAGGTGACTTTTCGGGCAGAAAATCAAGACGGATAAGACATTTTTTCAGCTACAGGTCGCTTTTAGAGAAGATTAAGATTTTAGCAAAACGAGAGGGAATAGAAGTTATAGAAGTAAGTCCTGCGTACACATCAGTGATAGGGATGCTGAAGTATGCACCGCAGTTTATGATAAGCAAAGATGTTGCAAGCGCATATGTGATAGCAAGAAGGGGACTTGGGCTAAAAGAGAAGATACCTGCTAACTACATGGAGCTTCTTAGCAGACTTGACGCCAGTAGTTTAGAAGAGCTAAAAGAGTATGTAAGCAAAGCAGTTAAGAATGTACACTCGAGAAGGAAACAGATAAAAGAGATTGAATATGTAATGCGGATGATACAAAGCCCTGGGAGTGAGTCAGGGAGGTTATCTGCACCTCTGGATGGAACAAGTGCGGGTAGCTGTAGCGCAGG
- a CDS encoding peptidoglycan DD-metalloendopeptidase family protein has translation MYGTNRQKTKQVAKAYVKNKAKAVLLAFLKSPPGIILTVVLVIILIVLGSLQSFIEAGEITNRLDAEHNQKLQKDIIDIAREKSGQLLDYYGTDEDLALNAAWVFSYFKYLQMIEKADIFNAKDFDEAMKEAAKEGLQSVVNRILPQWYIYKKVKGELTDIAERMKPRFLYVKTEKKTITTKLLHYSMPRTYTWTVTKEVYDPETGEYKEEKEDKSQTVTVKWTEKVQVTETQPIWVIVAADTIKQKYTFSYDINEYKRTYQNGTPQTTQKTKSEDLKLDFDPQKFIVQQDCYHAKDLDVKTKFEIKTNFDRAEKEQQPSSDSKTLETSPQTEEPPFTDDPSATYTDGDKHLDSEEILEVVEKVPELVSQNSIGKEYERLEAMILEDNPKEDINLARAMIVNSALSFMSGTKDLSWVFSDINDYMNVGGYVSCSYIPAQFLPMFQEAEKLMGIPYWFLGAVSFRESSFNPAARTPNSDGVAVGLMQVQQKYWNSRVEAFRNAFPDVTITDDIADPRNQILIGTWTLYNAFKEMGIDPKTVDWQGDGWKEQVIPALAGYWMGVGGAKQWDAPRNYAKTRSEYAPSLLAQAEVYKSIGEMLANPSVAKPVFGEMNITSPFGMRYHPIYHTWKMHTGIDIATTYNQPVFAVKDSIVKYAGWMSGYGKVIVLQTGEYEFYYAHLADIDVQAGQLVKKGQQIGGADSTGNSTGNHLHFEVRINGTPVDPLSVLGKLQ, from the coding sequence ATGTATGGAACAAACAGACAGAAAACAAAACAGGTTGCAAAAGCTTATGTAAAAAACAAGGCAAAAGCAGTCCTGCTGGCTTTCCTTAAAAGTCCGCCAGGAATTATATTAACAGTGGTTCTGGTTATAATACTAATCGTGCTTGGTTCTTTGCAATCATTTATTGAAGCAGGAGAGATTACAAACAGGCTTGATGCAGAACACAACCAGAAGTTGCAGAAAGATATTATAGACATTGCAAGGGAAAAGTCAGGACAGCTTCTTGACTACTATGGCACAGATGAAGATTTAGCGCTCAATGCCGCATGGGTATTTTCATACTTCAAGTATCTGCAAATGATTGAAAAAGCGGATATATTCAATGCAAAAGACTTTGATGAGGCAATGAAAGAAGCTGCAAAAGAGGGACTGCAAAGTGTTGTTAATAGAATATTGCCACAATGGTACATTTACAAAAAAGTTAAAGGGGAACTCACGGATATTGCTGAGCGAATGAAACCAAGATTCTTGTATGTCAAAACCGAAAAGAAAACTATAACAACAAAACTCTTACACTATTCCATGCCACGAACATATACATGGACAGTTACCAAAGAGGTATATGACCCCGAAACAGGGGAATACAAGGAAGAAAAAGAAGATAAAAGCCAAACTGTCACAGTAAAATGGACGGAAAAAGTACAGGTCACAGAAACACAACCTATCTGGGTAATAGTTGCAGCCGACACCATCAAGCAGAAATATACTTTCAGTTATGACATAAACGAATACAAGCGCACATATCAAAACGGCACACCCCAAACAACACAGAAAACAAAAAGTGAAGACTTGAAACTTGACTTTGACCCGCAGAAGTTCATTGTCCAGCAGGACTGCTATCATGCAAAAGATTTAGACGTAAAAACGAAGTTTGAAATTAAGACCAACTTTGACAGGGCAGAAAAGGAGCAACAACCAAGTAGCGACAGCAAAACACTTGAAACGTCGCCACAAACAGAAGAACCGCCGTTTACTGACGATCCCTCTGCAACATATACCGATGGGGACAAGCACCTTGATAGTGAAGAGATATTAGAGGTGGTTGAGAAAGTACCAGAGCTGGTAAGTCAAAATAGCATCGGTAAGGAGTATGAGAGACTTGAAGCAATGATACTTGAAGATAATCCAAAAGAAGATATTAACCTTGCAAGAGCAATGATAGTCAACAGTGCACTTAGTTTCATGTCAGGTACCAAAGACTTGAGTTGGGTATTTTCAGATATAAACGATTACATGAATGTAGGCGGTTATGTAAGTTGCTCATATATCCCTGCCCAGTTTTTACCGATGTTCCAGGAAGCGGAGAAACTCATGGGTATTCCTTACTGGTTCCTGGGCGCAGTATCATTCAGAGAAAGTTCATTCAACCCAGCAGCACGAACACCGAATAGTGACGGTGTTGCAGTAGGACTTATGCAGGTACAACAAAAATACTGGAACAGCAGAGTAGAAGCCTTTAGAAATGCTTTCCCTGACGTCACAATCACTGATGATATAGCCGACCCAAGGAACCAGATACTTATTGGTACATGGACATTGTATAACGCATTTAAAGAAATGGGTATAGACCCGAAAACGGTGGACTGGCAGGGGGATGGCTGGAAGGAACAGGTGATACCTGCTCTGGCTGGCTACTGGATGGGTGTTGGTGGAGCAAAACAGTGGGATGCTCCAAGAAACTATGCAAAGACAAGAAGTGAGTATGCACCATCATTGTTGGCACAGGCAGAGGTTTACAAGAGTATAGGTGAAATGCTTGCTAATCCAAGCGTAGCGAAACCTGTATTTGGAGAGATGAACATAACAAGCCCATTTGGTATGCGTTATCATCCAATCTATCACACATGGAAAATGCACACTGGCATAGACATTGCAACAACATACAACCAACCTGTATTTGCGGTTAAAGATTCAATTGTTAAATATGCAGGCTGGATGAGCGGGTATGGTAAGGTTATTGTGCTGCAAACAGGTGAATATGAGTTTTATTATGCACACCTTGCTGATATAGATGTTCAGGCAGGACAACTTGTAAAGAAAGGACAGCAGATAGGTGGAGCTGACTCAACAGGGAATTCCACCGGTAACCACCTGCACTTCGAAGTTAGAATCAATGGAACACCAGTAGACCCGCTCAGTGTCCTCGGCAAACTTCAGTAG